In a single window of the Podarcis raffonei isolate rPodRaf1 chromosome 14, rPodRaf1.pri, whole genome shotgun sequence genome:
- the MPHOSPH10 gene encoding U3 small nucleolar ribonucleoprotein protein MPP10 isoform X1: MAGAARAAGGRLGACLERLAAATAHPERFLSIQDGLADDFISLTKTLYDFHKMLGADVISGSPLKELVIENFDEEQIWQQLELQNNAVLGYFKRAVARDVEGEEDLFLLPASDKDGSVSEDNEDQAGNEDQMEVEADFNNGHLEEESELEGKRNWLGTMEDDAFSDDDSNMDFDIDKLEQQTRTSKSTVKKTGEKSIVDDRFFKLAEMEACLDAVEKRQIGEKGDDEEEEGINYFEDIFSEDDESEDEEEFGDSKTKIIKSARDLKYQDYFDPVGDYEDFTSEHKDSDSDQIEGKEEEEEGDIDDEAEEMDEIKQKGGNETSKEPSKRVTFSLPNDSDIEEEIDMFQAKRNSSAETKSSFEKRQEKMSEKIKSLEKELLMEKPWQLRGEVTGQKRPENSLLEEMVIFDHAVKMAPVITEETTLELEEIIKRRIKDQAWDDVVRKEKPKEDPYEYKKRLTLDHEKSKLSLAEIYEQEYLKLNQKKTEEEEKPEHAEIQKMMDSLFLRLDALSNFHFTPKPPVPEVKIVSNLPAITMEEVAPVSVSDAALLAPEEIKEKNKGGDVKTNAEKNPTDKKRERRKKKLVKRLKLKEREKRQKLLEKNLVPGARLSKKASAEKLKKLTKEGRTSLLKDDGKDKALKSSQAFFSQLQDQVKMQIKDAKKIQKKPKKRELSAQKLKL, translated from the exons ATGGCGGGCGCGGCGCGGGCTGCGGGCGGAAGGCTGGGCGCCTGCCTGGAGAGACTGGCCGCCGCCACGGCCCACCCCGAGCGGTTCCTCAG CATTCAGGATGGACTTGCAGATGACTTCATCTCTCTAACAAAAACATTATACGATTTCCACAAAATGCTTGGAGCTGATGTTATTTCTGGAAGTCCTTTAAAGGAACTGGTGATAGAGAACTTTGATGAAGAGCAGATTTGGCAACAGCTAGAACTCCAGAATAATGCAGTTCTAGGCTACTTCAAGAGAGCTGTTGCTAGAGatgtggagggagaggaggaTCTATTCCTTCTTCCAGCTTCAGACAAGGATGGTtctgtctcagaagacaatgAGGATCAGGCGGGTAATGAGGACCAGATGGAAGTAGAGGCAGATTTCAACAATGGTCATCTTGAAGAGGAAAGTGAGCTTGAAGGAAAGAGAAATTGGCTTGGGACCATGGAAGACGATGCATTTAGTGACGATGATTCCAATATGGACTTTGACATTGATAAGTTGGAGCAGCAAACCCGAACATCAAAAAGCACTGTGAAAAAAACAGGAGAAAAGTCCATAGTGGATGACAGATTTTTCAAACTGGCTGAGATGGAGGCTTGTTTGGATGCAGTGGAGAAAAGACAAATCGGAGAGAAgggtgatgatgaagaagaagaaggaataaATTACTTTGAGGACATTTTTTCTGAAGATGATGAGAGTGAGGATGAAGAGGAATTTGGAGACTCCAAAACGAAG ATCATCAAAAGTGCTCGTGATCTTAAATATCAGGACTACTTTGATCCTGTGGGTGATTATGAAGACTTCACAAGTGAACACAAGGATAGTGACAGTGACCAGATtgagggaaaggaagaagaggaagaaggcgaCATAGATGATGA agctgaggaaatggatgaaatcaAACAGAAAGGAGGGAATGAAACAAGCAAAGAACCTTCTAAAAGAGTGACGTTCAGCTTGCCAAATGACAGCGACATAGAAGAGGAGATAGATATGTTCCAAGCAAAGAGAAATAGTTCTGCTGAAACAAAGTCGTCCTTTGAGAAAAGACAGGAAAAG atgagCGAAAAAATTAAATCGCTAGAAAAGGAACTGCTGATGGAGAAGCCTTGGCAGCTGAGAGGTGAAGTGACAGGACAAAAGCGGCCTGAGAACAGCCTTCTGGAAGAAATGGTTATTTTTGACCATGCAGTCAAAATGG CTCCTGTGATCACAGAAGAAACAACTCTGGAGCTTGAAGAGATTATCAAGAGAAGGATAAAAGATCAG GCTTGGGACGATGTCGTTCGTAAAGAAAAACCGAAAGAAGACCCCTATGAATATAAGAAGCGGTTGACTCTGGATCACGAGAAAAGCAAGCTGAGTCTTGCAGAAATTTATGAGCAAGAATATTTGAAACTTAATCAG AAAAAaacggaagaggaagaaaaacctgAGCATGCAGAAATACAGAAAATGATGGACTCGCTCTTCCTTAGACTTGATGCCCTTTCTAATTTCCACTTCACACCTAAACCA CCTGTCCCAGAGGTTAAAATTGTATCCAATCTCCCAGCAATAACCATGGAAGAAGTTGCACCAGTGAGTGTTAGTGATGCTGCCCTCCTTGCACCGGAAGAGATCAAG GAGAAGAACAAAGGTGGGGATGTGAAAACAAATGctgaaaaaaaccccactgaCAAAAAAAGGGAACGGAGGAAAAAGAAGCTTGTTAAACGCCTGAAGctgaaggagagggagaagcggCAAAAACTCCTGGAGAAGAATTTGGTGCCGGGGGCTAGACTGAGCAAAAAGGCTTCGGCTGAGAAACTGAAGAAGCTAACCAAGGAAGGTAGAACCTCCTTGCTCAAG GATGATGGCAAAGACAAGGCTTTGAAGTCCTCCCAAGCCTTCTTTTCTCAGCTGCAAGATCAAGTAAAAATGCAAATTAAGGATGCAAAGAAAATCCAGAAGAAACCTAAGAAACGAGAACTCTCTGCCCAGAAGCTGAAACTGTAA
- the MPHOSPH10 gene encoding U3 small nucleolar ribonucleoprotein protein MPP10 isoform X2, whose product MFLSIKQQSSIQDGLADDFISLTKTLYDFHKMLGADVISGSPLKELVIENFDEEQIWQQLELQNNAVLGYFKRAVARDVEGEEDLFLLPASDKDGSVSEDNEDQAGNEDQMEVEADFNNGHLEEESELEGKRNWLGTMEDDAFSDDDSNMDFDIDKLEQQTRTSKSTVKKTGEKSIVDDRFFKLAEMEACLDAVEKRQIGEKGDDEEEEGINYFEDIFSEDDESEDEEEFGDSKTKIIKSARDLKYQDYFDPVGDYEDFTSEHKDSDSDQIEGKEEEEEGDIDDEAEEMDEIKQKGGNETSKEPSKRVTFSLPNDSDIEEEIDMFQAKRNSSAETKSSFEKRQEKMSEKIKSLEKELLMEKPWQLRGEVTGQKRPENSLLEEMVIFDHAVKMAPVITEETTLELEEIIKRRIKDQAWDDVVRKEKPKEDPYEYKKRLTLDHEKSKLSLAEIYEQEYLKLNQKKTEEEEKPEHAEIQKMMDSLFLRLDALSNFHFTPKPPVPEVKIVSNLPAITMEEVAPVSVSDAALLAPEEIKEKNKGGDVKTNAEKNPTDKKRERRKKKLVKRLKLKEREKRQKLLEKNLVPGARLSKKASAEKLKKLTKEGRTSLLKDDGKDKALKSSQAFFSQLQDQVKMQIKDAKKIQKKPKKRELSAQKLKL is encoded by the exons atgtTTTTAAGCATCAAACAGCAGTCCAG CATTCAGGATGGACTTGCAGATGACTTCATCTCTCTAACAAAAACATTATACGATTTCCACAAAATGCTTGGAGCTGATGTTATTTCTGGAAGTCCTTTAAAGGAACTGGTGATAGAGAACTTTGATGAAGAGCAGATTTGGCAACAGCTAGAACTCCAGAATAATGCAGTTCTAGGCTACTTCAAGAGAGCTGTTGCTAGAGatgtggagggagaggaggaTCTATTCCTTCTTCCAGCTTCAGACAAGGATGGTtctgtctcagaagacaatgAGGATCAGGCGGGTAATGAGGACCAGATGGAAGTAGAGGCAGATTTCAACAATGGTCATCTTGAAGAGGAAAGTGAGCTTGAAGGAAAGAGAAATTGGCTTGGGACCATGGAAGACGATGCATTTAGTGACGATGATTCCAATATGGACTTTGACATTGATAAGTTGGAGCAGCAAACCCGAACATCAAAAAGCACTGTGAAAAAAACAGGAGAAAAGTCCATAGTGGATGACAGATTTTTCAAACTGGCTGAGATGGAGGCTTGTTTGGATGCAGTGGAGAAAAGACAAATCGGAGAGAAgggtgatgatgaagaagaagaaggaataaATTACTTTGAGGACATTTTTTCTGAAGATGATGAGAGTGAGGATGAAGAGGAATTTGGAGACTCCAAAACGAAG ATCATCAAAAGTGCTCGTGATCTTAAATATCAGGACTACTTTGATCCTGTGGGTGATTATGAAGACTTCACAAGTGAACACAAGGATAGTGACAGTGACCAGATtgagggaaaggaagaagaggaagaaggcgaCATAGATGATGA agctgaggaaatggatgaaatcaAACAGAAAGGAGGGAATGAAACAAGCAAAGAACCTTCTAAAAGAGTGACGTTCAGCTTGCCAAATGACAGCGACATAGAAGAGGAGATAGATATGTTCCAAGCAAAGAGAAATAGTTCTGCTGAAACAAAGTCGTCCTTTGAGAAAAGACAGGAAAAG atgagCGAAAAAATTAAATCGCTAGAAAAGGAACTGCTGATGGAGAAGCCTTGGCAGCTGAGAGGTGAAGTGACAGGACAAAAGCGGCCTGAGAACAGCCTTCTGGAAGAAATGGTTATTTTTGACCATGCAGTCAAAATGG CTCCTGTGATCACAGAAGAAACAACTCTGGAGCTTGAAGAGATTATCAAGAGAAGGATAAAAGATCAG GCTTGGGACGATGTCGTTCGTAAAGAAAAACCGAAAGAAGACCCCTATGAATATAAGAAGCGGTTGACTCTGGATCACGAGAAAAGCAAGCTGAGTCTTGCAGAAATTTATGAGCAAGAATATTTGAAACTTAATCAG AAAAAaacggaagaggaagaaaaacctgAGCATGCAGAAATACAGAAAATGATGGACTCGCTCTTCCTTAGACTTGATGCCCTTTCTAATTTCCACTTCACACCTAAACCA CCTGTCCCAGAGGTTAAAATTGTATCCAATCTCCCAGCAATAACCATGGAAGAAGTTGCACCAGTGAGTGTTAGTGATGCTGCCCTCCTTGCACCGGAAGAGATCAAG GAGAAGAACAAAGGTGGGGATGTGAAAACAAATGctgaaaaaaaccccactgaCAAAAAAAGGGAACGGAGGAAAAAGAAGCTTGTTAAACGCCTGAAGctgaaggagagggagaagcggCAAAAACTCCTGGAGAAGAATTTGGTGCCGGGGGCTAGACTGAGCAAAAAGGCTTCGGCTGAGAAACTGAAGAAGCTAACCAAGGAAGGTAGAACCTCCTTGCTCAAG GATGATGGCAAAGACAAGGCTTTGAAGTCCTCCCAAGCCTTCTTTTCTCAGCTGCAAGATCAAGTAAAAATGCAAATTAAGGATGCAAAGAAAATCCAGAAGAAACCTAAGAAACGAGAACTCTCTGCCCAGAAGCTGAAACTGTAA